From Pseudomonas fluorescens:
CCCGGCTTTGGCCGCGCACCATCGCGCAGAGCAGGCGGTATTCGATGGGTGTGAGGTGTACCGGTTGGCCCTTGCGCCAGACCTCATGGGTGGCGAGGTCGACTTCAATCTCGCCAAACGCCACTTTGCTGGTGGCCGCCACGCTGCCGGTCTGCCCGTGCCGGCGCAGTTGGGCGCGGATGCGGGCGAGCAACTCGGGCACGCCGAAGGGCTTGGTCAGGTAGTCATCGGCACCGGCGTCCAGGGCGGCGACTTTTTCTTCTTCGCGATCACGTGCCGACAGCACCAGGATCGGCACCGCCAGCCAGCCGCGCAGCTCGCTGATCAGTTGCTTGCCATCGCCATCCGGCAGGCCGAGGTCGACGATCACCAGGTCCGGCTGACGGCTGGCGGCGTGGATCAAGGCGCGCTTGACGCTATCGGCTTCGAACACCTGGAACCCTTCGTCTTGCAGGGCGATGCCGACAAAGCGCCGGATATTGGCTTCGTCTTCAACAATCAGAATACGTGCAGTGTTCATAGGGATTCCATGGACGGCGGAGTGCCCGCCGGTAGCGTGATGATGAAATGCATGCCGCAGGTACGCCCCGGGTTGGCCTCGATACGCCCGCCGTGTGCCTCGACAATACGTTTGGCCAGCGCCAGGCCCAGGCCGATGCCGGTCACGGAAGACTCCTGTTGGCCGCGCGCAAACGGTTCGAACAGATTGGCCGGGGCCCGACCCGGGCCGGTGTCGCTGACCATCAGCACGATGCTGTCCGACGTGGCGTGGGCCGCGACGCTGATGGTGGTGCCCGGTGGGGTGTACTTGGCCGCGTTGTCCAGCAGGTTGACCAGCACGCGTTCGATCAACAGCGCGTCGACGTCCACCAGCGGCAACCGCGTGTCGAGCGAGGTGTGCACCTGATGCCGCGCCAACGGCTCGCGCAACTGGCGCAGGGCGCTGCCGACGATTTCTTCGAGGGAGTGCCATTGCCGGTTCAGGCGCACGCCGCGTTCCTGCATGCGCGCCATGTCCAGCAGGTTTTCGATCAGGCGCTGCATCGACGTGGCTTGTTCGTGGATGCCGTGCAACAACTCGCGCAACGGCCCCGGTGGGGCGTGGGGCAGGGCGGTGTCGGCGGCACCGATCAAGGTAGTCAATGGT
This genomic window contains:
- a CDS encoding response regulator, with translation MNTARILIVEDEANIRRFVGIALQDEGFQVFEADSVKRALIHAASRQPDLVIVDLGLPDGDGKQLISELRGWLAVPILVLSARDREEEKVAALDAGADDYLTKPFGVPELLARIRAQLRRHGQTGSVAATSKVAFGEIEVDLATHEVWRKGQPVHLTPIEYRLLCAMVRGQSRVLTHRQLLLEVWGLDYVDRAHYLRVHMAHLRQKLEEDPAQPQYFITELQVGYRLMGL